In a single window of the Elaeis guineensis isolate ETL-2024a chromosome 6, EG11, whole genome shotgun sequence genome:
- the LOC140858774 gene encoding pentatricopeptide repeat-containing protein At3g49740-like codes for MKCPTCSFQCLLPLPSNLTQIPPNSSSPSTHSSPNSPAPTAAPKPSALLPHPRLLHISPDHYSLASALAACARLRAATAGAQLHSLALRSALLSFTHVANSLLSFYANIHGPDPTRHLFGAIPNPDVYSYTTLISAYAKAGRFQEAVQLFDGMPKETPQRGNAMITGFVHHGYEEFALKMFLRMHRLGVGLDKYTFASVMGLCGSPELVSLGRQLHSMVKKLGFWSSGFQVGEVGKDVEALMVFKEMKKESFLLPTELTFASVLSACLSREIGTQVHAQVIRMGLEDSVLVANAVVTMYSNCGDLVSAEQAFEMIHEKDIVSWNALITGYSQENCYEPAVGVYHQMQKAGIEPDEFTYGSLLACSRIAADVKMIQALVIKNGFITSTEDCNAIISAYAKCGEIASSYQVFNEMPSRNIISWNSIISGYVLSGFPVRSLEIFSALIKSRLMPNSYTLSTVLSTCATMPARKHGKEVHAYILRDVTKCDTLLMNSLVTMYGKCGELDYGSKVFDGMLQRDIVSWNVIISAYAQNGDGHEAIHYFKMMQKSGIIPDNATFTSVLSACSHAGLVEEGRVIFTSMVQDYGIEPGVDHYSCIIDLLGRAGYLEEAERLINSMPCRVDSHIWWALLSACSTHGNARLGRIAAKFLLETEPENPTIYVLLSNIIAADGKWEEASSLRDRMQRNGVAKSQGAAGLKIFSQQQTHATAARYFGLFSTGLLETLRHDISLLNIRDMFGWRKLDFRMEISNFLSKDLVGKVSFLLIPERNLSAIKRY; via the exons ATGAAGTGTCCAACATGCTCATTCCAATGCTTGCTACCCCTTCCCAGTAATCTAACTCAAATCCCACCCAACTCCTCATCACCCTCAACGCACTCCTCTCCAAACTCACCCGCTCCCACCGCTGCTCCCAAGCCCTCTGCTCTTCTCCCACATCCACGCCTCCTACACATTTCCCCCGACCACTACTCCCTCGCGTCCGCCCTCGCCGCTTGCGCCCGCCTCCGCGCCGCCACCGCGGGTGCCCAGCTCCACTCCCTCGCCCTCCGCTCCGCCCTCCTCTCCTTCACCCACGTCGCCAACTCCCTTCTCTCCTTCTACGCCAACATCCACGGTCCCGACCCCACTCGCCACCTGTTCGGCGCCATTCCCAACCCCGACGTCTACTCTTATACCACTCTTATATCGGCATACGCCAAGGCCGGTCGTTTTCAGGAGGCTGTCCAGCTGTTCGATGGAATGCCCAAAGAAACACCGCAGCGTGGCAACGCCATGATAACGGGCTTTGTTCATCATGGCTACGAAGAGTTTGCTCTTAAAATGTTTCTCAGAATGCACCGATTGGGTGTCGGGCTTGACAAGTACACCTTTGCTAGCGTCATGGGTTTGTGTGGTTCGCCAGAGCTGGTGAGTCTGGGGAGGCAGTTGCATTCGATGGTTAAAAAACTGGGATTTTGGAGCTCAGGGTTTCA GGTTGGTGAGGTTGGGAAAGATGTGGAGGCTTTAATGGTATTTAAAGAGATGAAGAAAGAAAGTTTTTTGTTGCCAACTGAATTGACCTTCGCAAGTGTTTTAAGTGCTTGTTTGTCGAGGGAAATCGGGACTCAAGTCCATGCTCAGGTCATTAGAATGGGTCTTGAAGATTCTGTTTTAGTAGCTAATGCTGTGGTAACTATGTATTCCAACTGTGGAGATCTAGTCAGTGCTGAACAAGCTTTTGAGATGATCCATGAGAAGGATATTGTTTCATGGAATGCTTTAATTACAGGTTATAGTCAGGAGAATTGTTATGAGCCGGCTGTTGGAGTATATCATCAAATGCAGAAGGCTGGAATTGAGCCAGATGAGTTCACCTACGGGAGCTTATTAGCTTGCTCGAGGATTGCAGCCGATGTCAAGATGATTCAAGCACTAGTCATTAAGAATGGCTTCATCACAAGTACTGAAGATTGTAATGCCATAATATCAGCATATGCCAAATGTGGAGAGATTGCAAGTTCTTATCAGGTCTTTAACGAGATGCCATCCAGGAATATAATCTCCTGGAATTCAATTATATCAGGATATGTGCTGAGTGGGTTTCCAGTAAGGAGCCTAGAAATATTTTCAGCCCTAATTAAGTCAAGATTAATGCCAAATTCCTACACTTTGAGCACTGTGTTAAGCACTTGTGCCACCATGCCAGCTCGTAAACATGGAAAGGAGGTTCATGCTTACATTCTTAGAGATGTTACCAAGTGTGACACATTATTAATGAACTCCCTTGTTACAATGTATGGAAAGTGTGGGGAATTGGATTACGGTTCTAAAGTTTTTGATGGGATGTTGCAAAGAGATATTGTTTCTTGGAATGTCATAATTTCTGCTTATGCACAGAATGGAGATGGACATGAAGCCATTCACTACTTTAAAATGATGCAAAAATCAGGAATTATACCTGATAATGCCACCTTTACTTCTGTTCTTTCTGCTTGTAGCCATGCTGGTTTGGTTGAAGAGGGCCGTGTTATCTTCACTTCTATGGTTCAAGACTATGGGATAGAGCCTGGAGTAGATCACTACTCTTGTATTATTGATCTTTTAGGCCGAGCAGGGTATCTAGAGGAGGCAGAAAGACTAATAAACAGTATGCCTTGCAGAGTTGATTCTCACATCTGGTGGGCATTGCTTAGCGCTTGTAGCACTCATGGTAATGCAAGGCTGGGAAGAATTGCTGCTAAGTTTCTTCTGGAAACCGAACCAGAGAATCCAACAATATATGTTCTCTTATCCAATATAATTGCTGCTGATGGTAAGTGGGAAGAAGCATCAAGTCTAAGGGACCGGATGCAAAGGAATGGAGTGGCAAAAAGCCAGGGTGCAGCTGGATTGAAGATATTCAGTCAACAACAGACTCATG CAACAGCTGCTCGGTATTTCGGTCTTTTCTCAACTGGGTTACTTGAAACATTGAGACATGATATTAGTTTGCTGAATATCAGGGATATGTTTGGTTGGAGGAAGCTGGACTTTAGAATGGAAATAAGTAACTTTCTTTCCAAAGATTTAGTGGGGAAGGTCTCATTTCTTTTGATTCCAGAAAGGAAT TTGAGTGCCATCAAACGATACTAG